In Blastopirellula sp. J2-11, a single genomic region encodes these proteins:
- a CDS encoding rod shape-determining protein translates to MIRLSRQCLAIDLGPASTIICRGDEGIVLDEPTAAAVQTSTGRILHQGAAVGRLAQALRDRTPSEVAVSYPLATGRVADPQICQAMMRQFLQKCTTRRSFFGPQVICTVPSGATMVERAALITALRGAGAAQVGLILRSVAAAIGGGAPVLEATAACTCEIGSTQTDLVATCLGEVLAERRLPIGGDTLDQAIVDAVRTDFNLRIGSSQAATLRTEFGSAYAREEETALEIHGSDGITGAPRTSQITTQQLREAIQKPLTEIALGIRELIQPLAPQLAGDLAQQGVLLCGGLSLTPGIAAFFSQTVGVPCRTASMPREAAALGASIVAADSDRWRGILL, encoded by the coding sequence ATGATTCGGCTCTCGCGCCAATGCCTAGCGATCGATCTTGGCCCGGCCAGCACGATTATTTGTCGCGGCGACGAAGGAATCGTCCTGGACGAACCAACTGCCGCGGCGGTCCAGACTAGCACCGGCCGCATCTTGCATCAGGGCGCCGCGGTCGGACGACTTGCCCAAGCGCTGCGTGATCGGACTCCCAGCGAAGTCGCCGTTTCCTATCCGCTAGCAACCGGGCGCGTGGCCGATCCGCAGATTTGCCAGGCGATGATGCGGCAGTTTCTGCAGAAGTGCACAACTAGACGCTCTTTTTTCGGTCCGCAAGTCATTTGCACCGTTCCGAGCGGCGCCACCATGGTCGAACGAGCGGCGCTGATCACGGCTTTACGCGGCGCTGGTGCGGCACAGGTTGGGCTGATTTTACGCAGCGTCGCCGCGGCGATCGGCGGTGGAGCGCCCGTCTTAGAAGCAACCGCCGCATGCACTTGCGAGATCGGCTCGACGCAAACCGATCTTGTCGCGACCTGCTTGGGGGAAGTGCTGGCCGAGCGCCGATTGCCGATCGGCGGCGACACGCTGGACCAGGCGATTGTCGACGCCGTCCGCACCGATTTCAACCTCCGAATCGGATCGAGTCAGGCGGCGACCCTGCGGACGGAGTTTGGCTCCGCGTATGCGCGTGAAGAAGAAACAGCGCTCGAAATCCATGGTTCCGATGGGATTACCGGAGCTCCCCGCACCTCCCAAATTACTACGCAACAGCTGCGTGAAGCAATTCAAAAGCCGCTCACCGAAATCGCACTTGGAATCCGTGAATTGATTCAGCCGTTGGCGCCGCAGCTTGCCGGCGACCTGGCTCAGCAAGGCGTCTTGCTTTGCGGCGGGCTGTCGCTGACGCCGGGAATCGCCGCTTTCTTTTCTCAAACTGTTGGCGTTCCCTGTCGCACGGCGAGCATGCCGCGCGAAGCGGCTGCGTTGGGCGCTTCTATTGTCGCTGCTGATTCTGATCGCTGGCGAGGAATTCTGCTGTAG
- the glp gene encoding gephyrin-like molybdotransferase Glp, translating into MISITEALDLIDQHASKSPARQVAALNAIGCLLAEDVASDIDSPPHDKAMMDGYAVRAVDLASGAAELDVIEVITAGSVPTKKIAASQAAQIMTGAPIPAGADAVVMIEQTQIIGEARVRIEASQVTSGKNIMPKASSLARGATVLSAGKRLRPLEVGILAEVGRDHILVVPQPRVAVLSTGDELVEVGEMPGPGRIRNSNGPMLAAQIAAAGGTPENLGIARDVREELTEKIARGLEADILVLSGGVSAGVLDLVPSVLAKHQVVQIFHKVQLKPGKPIWFGKRTSLNKTTLVFGLPGNPVSSLVCFELFVRRAIGLLAGRTENELRSAEVELAEPFFHRGDRPTLFPARWVNAAQRTAAPLPWKGSADLAAMAAADLLLQFPAGDAEFLAGDRISGLVL; encoded by the coding sequence ATGATCTCGATCACCGAAGCGCTTGATCTGATTGATCAACACGCCTCCAAGTCGCCAGCTCGGCAGGTCGCCGCGCTCAACGCAATCGGCTGTTTGTTGGCGGAAGATGTCGCCAGCGATATCGACTCTCCTCCCCACGACAAAGCAATGATGGATGGGTACGCCGTCCGAGCCGTCGATCTGGCAAGCGGCGCCGCCGAACTCGATGTCATTGAAGTGATCACCGCCGGCAGCGTGCCAACTAAGAAAATCGCCGCTTCTCAAGCGGCGCAGATCATGACCGGAGCGCCGATTCCCGCTGGCGCCGACGCGGTTGTGATGATTGAGCAAACGCAAATCATCGGCGAAGCACGCGTGCGGATCGAAGCGTCTCAAGTCACGTCGGGCAAAAACATCATGCCTAAAGCAAGTTCACTCGCACGGGGAGCGACCGTTCTGTCAGCCGGCAAACGCTTGCGTCCGCTGGAAGTGGGCATCTTGGCCGAAGTGGGACGCGATCATATTTTGGTCGTTCCCCAGCCGCGCGTCGCTGTTCTTTCGACAGGGGACGAGTTGGTGGAAGTCGGAGAAATGCCTGGTCCGGGACGCATTCGAAACAGCAACGGGCCTATGTTGGCCGCGCAGATTGCCGCCGCCGGGGGCACTCCTGAAAATCTGGGAATTGCACGAGACGTACGCGAAGAACTGACCGAGAAGATTGCCCGCGGTTTGGAAGCCGACATTCTGGTGCTTTCGGGCGGCGTTTCGGCCGGCGTGCTGGATCTAGTTCCGTCAGTCTTGGCTAAGCATCAGGTCGTCCAGATCTTCCACAAGGTGCAACTCAAGCCGGGCAAGCCGATCTGGTTCGGCAAGCGCACGAGCCTAAACAAGACGACGCTAGTCTTTGGATTGCCCGGCAATCCGGTCAGTAGCTTGGTCTGTTTTGAACTGTTTGTTCGCCGTGCGATCGGCCTGCTGGCAGGTCGAACCGAGAACGAACTTCGCAGCGCCGAGGTGGAACTTGCCGAGCCCTTCTTCCACCGAGGCGATCGTCCGACGCTCTTCCCGGCGCGATGGGTCAACGCTGCGCAGCGGACCGCGGCGCCGCTTCCTTGGAAAGGTTCGGCCGATCTCGCCGCGATGGCGGCCGCCGACCTACTGCTCCAATTTCCGGCAGGGGACGCCGAATTCCTCGCTGGGGATCGGATCTCAGGATTAGTTTTGTAG
- a CDS encoding type II toxin-antitoxin system RelE/ParE family toxin: protein MLDIVLTPDAEFDLNEIWVYIANESMNAADRVLQGIHERFVALAGNEEMGEQIPKISRYRYRRFCYANYAIYYRSTEQKLIVLRVLHGARDQDATLSLD from the coding sequence ATGCTAGACATCGTTCTCACGCCAGACGCTGAGTTCGACCTGAACGAGATTTGGGTTTATATAGCGAACGAAAGCATGAACGCGGCAGATCGTGTGCTGCAAGGAATTCACGAGAGATTTGTCGCTCTCGCTGGTAACGAAGAAATGGGTGAGCAAATCCCCAAGATTTCAAGATATCGATATCGTCGTTTTTGCTATGCGAACTACGCAATCTACTATCGTTCGACGGAGCAAAAGCTCATTGTTTTACGCGTCCTGCATGGAGCCCGCGATCAAGACGCGACCCTCTCGCTGGACTAG
- a CDS encoding anthranilate synthase component II produces MILLIDNYDSFTYNLVQRLGEINPGLDLRVVRNDKITLDEIEELAPSHLIVSPGPCTPNEAGISVESIQRFAGKLPILGVCLGHQSMGQAFGGVIVRAERLMHGKTDEIHHDDKGLFAGMPNPFIATRYHSLVIRPDTLPEEFEVSAWSILPNGEREIMGIRHRDWPLEGLQFHPESFLSETGTDMLARFLQMTSSQAA; encoded by the coding sequence ATGATCTTGCTGATCGATAATTACGACTCGTTCACCTACAACCTGGTTCAGCGACTGGGGGAAATTAATCCCGGTCTTGATCTGCGCGTCGTCCGCAACGACAAAATCACCCTCGACGAAATCGAAGAATTGGCGCCAAGCCATTTGATCGTTTCGCCCGGTCCTTGCACGCCGAACGAAGCGGGAATCTCGGTCGAATCGATCCAGCGATTCGCCGGCAAACTGCCGATCTTGGGCGTCTGCTTGGGGCATCAATCAATGGGACAAGCCTTTGGCGGCGTCATCGTCCGCGCCGAACGTCTGATGCACGGCAAGACCGACGAGATCCATCATGACGACAAAGGGCTCTTCGCCGGCATGCCCAATCCATTTATCGCGACGCGCTATCACAGTCTGGTGATTCGCCCTGACACGCTGCCGGAAGAATTTGAAGTCTCGGCATGGAGCATTCTCCCCAACGGCGAGCGCGAGATCATGGGGATTCGCCATCGCGACTGGCCTCTGGAAGGTCTGCAATTTCATCCAGAGAGCTTTTTAAGCGAAACCGGTACCGATATGCTCGCGAGGTTTCTGCAGATGACCTCTTCGCAAGCGGCCTAA
- a CDS encoding SMC-Scp complex subunit ScpB has translation MSNQSESDDEPFGDDLDEGLSLEKLSAAFAAAMGGDEPYADSEEEETSQPAVEEESSEDAVARVLATEDEPDDCELSPRTILESMLFVGSPDNAPLSAERGSARMRGVAVDEIADLVEELNQAYQEEGCPYEIVASGGGFRMKLRDEFTRLREKFYGKVREAKLSQPAVDVLALVAYNQNITREKVDKMRGKPSGPLLNQLVRRELLKLERTGKGKAKQKTYATTERFLEMFQLSTLDDLPQPQGLDLED, from the coding sequence ATGAGCAACCAGTCGGAATCTGATGACGAGCCGTTCGGCGACGACCTGGACGAAGGGTTGTCGCTGGAGAAACTGAGCGCCGCCTTCGCCGCTGCGATGGGGGGAGACGAACCGTACGCCGACAGCGAGGAAGAAGAAACTTCGCAACCGGCGGTCGAAGAAGAGTCGTCTGAAGACGCGGTCGCTCGGGTTTTGGCGACCGAAGATGAACCGGACGATTGCGAACTTTCCCCCCGGACCATCCTTGAGTCGATGCTTTTTGTCGGCAGTCCCGATAACGCTCCGCTATCCGCCGAACGGGGATCTGCACGGATGCGGGGAGTCGCTGTCGATGAGATCGCCGACCTGGTCGAAGAGCTCAATCAGGCTTACCAAGAGGAAGGCTGTCCTTACGAGATCGTCGCCTCAGGGGGCGGTTTCCGCATGAAGCTGCGCGACGAGTTCACTCGTCTGCGCGAAAAGTTCTACGGCAAAGTTCGCGAAGCGAAACTCTCACAACCGGCGGTCGACGTGCTGGCGCTGGTCGCCTACAACCAAAATATCACCCGCGAAAAAGTCGACAAGATGCGGGGTAAACCGAGTGGACCGTTGCTCAATCAACTGGTCCGACGTGAACTGCTGAAGCTGGAAAGAACCGGCAAAGGGAAAGCAAAGCAGAAGACCTACGCGACGACCGAGCGTTTTCTCGAGATGTTTCAACTCAGCACGCTCGACGACCTGCCGCAGCCGCAAGGCTTGGACCTAGAAGATTAG
- a CDS encoding tetratricopeptide repeat protein produces the protein MSTAKTRLVGFICFVIALTFFSLPLRSEEAASGAAPANTKQDDIAPTPTPSSFNSPSRLPQPPTSGESVLRIKTPLTKYPDTKKKPSQNDGPLKISRILDGNDMKPKAKPPEPAPRVEPKPVTPVQPASAMPKAKPVASAKPSDDIHLLVAGKTQRSQLVELWGEPASQSIVDGRTLLVFNTAGFERAEATFQNDTLETLFLVLKQPSPADQVRQQLKIVESEGAKVHDEFGVLLGLVYPERGALFSYAPQERQFLVESVVIQRPTAEAFLIRAKGYQADRIEAKLADLNTAVKLESFNAAAWHEIAILQRRLGQMPDALSAAQTAATGVGAKPEYRLTRALIQAEMGQYDDALNVTKAIAENVALPKEVRARAYCQWGDLVARGPSEDVRSALAHHQLSIKLAAEEIRNPLDEVRRAAKLILVDAHLAVATDLAAGQWQNRELTVPKWVDSTDAFVANLIDKEGFSRELELARLQKAIAAYNYFESEFDTTESVDAILSVGRQLLSQTSDPSYQTVIEWEMSQALIQAATIEQNRGEFDDAMRIARETAALLEHATQTRQLSISDRMTLGNFYFRVGAAQVVSKGDHDEAIRWYADAEKQFKHSDIKNVAFGQRGEALASMAVSYWETGRHQQGLDLTEQGANLLKQGVDAGENQLDSLIAPYANLVTMYESQGNATKQAEYAGKLAKLPQPASESTPRR, from the coding sequence ATGTCCACGGCGAAAACCCGCCTTGTCGGTTTTATTTGTTTCGTGATTGCATTGACGTTTTTCTCGTTGCCGCTCCGCAGCGAAGAAGCTGCGTCAGGTGCTGCGCCGGCAAATACAAAGCAAGATGATATTGCGCCAACTCCGACTCCCAGTTCGTTCAATTCGCCAAGTCGTTTGCCGCAACCGCCTACGAGCGGCGAATCGGTGCTGCGCATCAAGACGCCGTTGACGAAATATCCTGATACCAAGAAAAAACCATCGCAAAATGATGGCCCGCTGAAGATCTCGCGTATTCTCGACGGCAATGACATGAAGCCGAAAGCGAAGCCGCCAGAACCGGCGCCGCGAGTCGAGCCGAAACCGGTCACTCCTGTCCAACCTGCGTCGGCGATGCCCAAGGCAAAACCGGTTGCGTCCGCCAAGCCAAGCGACGACATCCATTTGCTGGTCGCCGGCAAGACCCAACGAAGCCAATTGGTTGAATTATGGGGCGAGCCTGCAAGTCAATCGATTGTCGACGGACGCACGCTGCTCGTTTTTAACACGGCTGGTTTTGAACGCGCCGAGGCGACCTTCCAAAACGACACGCTTGAAACGCTCTTTCTAGTTTTAAAGCAACCGTCGCCAGCCGACCAGGTTCGCCAACAATTGAAAATCGTCGAAAGCGAAGGGGCGAAAGTCCATGACGAATTCGGCGTGCTGTTGGGATTGGTCTACCCGGAACGGGGCGCATTGTTCAGCTATGCTCCGCAAGAGCGACAGTTTCTGGTCGAAAGCGTCGTCATCCAACGACCGACTGCCGAAGCTTTTCTGATTCGTGCCAAGGGTTATCAGGCCGATCGAATCGAAGCGAAGCTGGCCGACTTGAACACCGCCGTCAAGCTGGAATCCTTTAATGCCGCCGCCTGGCACGAGATCGCGATTCTCCAACGCCGGCTGGGACAAATGCCTGACGCGCTGTCGGCTGCACAGACCGCCGCGACCGGCGTTGGCGCCAAACCCGAATATCGCCTGACGCGAGCCTTGATTCAGGCCGAAATGGGCCAGTATGACGATGCGTTGAATGTGACCAAAGCAATCGCCGAGAATGTCGCGCTGCCCAAAGAAGTTCGTGCTCGAGCCTATTGCCAATGGGGTGATTTGGTCGCACGCGGGCCGAGTGAAGACGTCCGCTCAGCGCTAGCTCATCATCAGTTGTCGATCAAACTGGCGGCGGAAGAAATTCGAAATCCGCTCGACGAAGTGCGTCGCGCCGCCAAACTGATTCTAGTCGACGCTCACCTGGCGGTCGCGACAGATCTGGCGGCCGGACAATGGCAAAATCGTGAATTAACCGTTCCCAAATGGGTCGACAGCACCGACGCCTTCGTAGCGAACCTAATCGACAAAGAAGGCTTCTCGCGTGAATTGGAACTTGCTCGCTTGCAGAAAGCGATCGCCGCCTACAACTATTTTGAATCCGAATTCGACACCACCGAATCGGTCGACGCCATCCTAAGCGTCGGGCGTCAGCTGTTGTCGCAGACCAGCGATCCCTCATATCAGACAGTGATCGAGTGGGAAATGAGTCAGGCGTTGATTCAAGCGGCGACGATTGAACAAAATCGAGGTGAGTTTGACGACGCAATGCGGATCGCACGCGAGACCGCAGCGCTGCTAGAGCATGCTACGCAGACGCGGCAACTGTCGATTTCAGACCGGATGACGCTCGGCAATTTCTACTTTCGCGTCGGCGCCGCTCAGGTCGTCAGCAAAGGGGATCATGACGAAGCGATCCGCTGGTATGCCGACGCCGAAAAGCAATTCAAGCATTCCGATATCAAAAATGTCGCCTTTGGACAGCGCGGCGAAGCGCTGGCCAGCATGGCGGTTTCATACTGGGAAACAGGGCGCCATCAGCAGGGCTTGGATCTAACCGAGCAAGGGGCGAATCTCCTTAAACAGGGAGTCGACGCTGGTGAAAACCAGCTGGATTCGCTGATCGCACCTTACGCAAATCTGGTGACGATGTACGAAAGCCAAGGAAACGCGACCAAGCAAGCCGAGTACGCCGGCAAGCTGGCGAAGCTCCCTCAACCGGCCTCCGAATCGACCCCACGACGATAA
- a CDS encoding hemerythrin domain-containing protein, with product MMTGNSYLNCSDESIRRHVREEHRQINAELDKLFACCLGEQHGCDSQTDWKKIRERVHHLRENMAHHFREEEEGSCLDEAVARRTTLGPEAREIEREHPELLAELDGLISWLDDEPPLETTLQIARTRLNAFAENLQRHEVREDALIRRGVGGFGEDD from the coding sequence ATGATGACTGGTAACTCCTATCTCAACTGTAGCGACGAAAGTATTCGTCGCCATGTTCGCGAAGAACATCGTCAGATCAACGCAGAGCTCGACAAACTCTTCGCTTGCTGTCTGGGCGAACAGCATGGATGCGATTCGCAGACCGACTGGAAGAAGATCCGCGAGCGTGTCCATCACTTGCGGGAAAACATGGCCCATCATTTCCGTGAAGAGGAAGAAGGGTCTTGCTTGGATGAAGCGGTGGCGCGACGAACGACGCTGGGGCCTGAAGCTCGCGAGATCGAGCGAGAACATCCCGAGCTTCTAGCGGAATTGGACGGATTGATCTCTTGGCTCGACGATGAGCCGCCGCTGGAAACGACGCTGCAAATCGCGCGAACGCGCCTCAACGCGTTCGCCGAGAATTTGCAGAGACACGAAGTCCGCGAAGACGCATTGATTCGCCGCGGCGTCGGCGGATTTGGGGAGGACGACTAA
- the lnt gene encoding apolipoprotein N-acyltransferase → MNDSLSSSDNPTLPLMSLRCVAGWSLFSAITLYFAFPPAGLWPLAWIAPLGWLAIVRVERLPRRAYAAIYLSGALFWLALLYGVGNSHWATRLFGWPTLCGYLAVYTPLFVATCRTAVQRCKIPLTIAAPVCWVGWEFVRAHFATGFAVGLIGHTQAAQLPLIQISNLVGAYGVSFVVVLWAAAIVDAGLIDRWIRPQPAAPTLSFRLTAFTTATILLLATLAYGWRQLATTEAGVNETLTAALVQGSIDTSFDDPTQPQRTFEQYVQLTDEATRDRDDLDLILWPETTMGNNALIEVDGELSVPADATITAERYRELLLRYRDEYLLLVDELANRRWKTPLLLGTSTLRYGQHGTQIFNSALYIPLDQAPQLRYDKTHPVMFGEYVPLGDVFPWIYKMTPMGGGLTPGAGPVAIDVGERVRLIPCICFENTVPHLVRRHAAAAADPTKTEILVTLTNDGWFWGSSVLDLHLLCAQFRSAELRKPMLIAANTGFSASIDRNGRPLAIGPRQKTKVLIVDIPLDTAPPTIYQRYGDLFAGTCGALTLLLLGLGFISRWRRKN, encoded by the coding sequence GTGAACGATTCTTTATCTTCAAGCGACAATCCAACTTTGCCGCTGATGTCGCTGCGCTGCGTCGCAGGTTGGAGCTTGTTTAGCGCAATCACGCTGTATTTCGCTTTTCCGCCTGCGGGACTTTGGCCGCTCGCCTGGATCGCGCCGTTGGGCTGGCTGGCGATCGTGCGAGTCGAACGCCTACCACGACGCGCTTATGCGGCGATTTATCTCTCTGGAGCCCTCTTTTGGCTCGCGCTGCTGTATGGAGTTGGCAATTCGCATTGGGCGACACGCCTGTTTGGCTGGCCGACGCTTTGCGGTTATCTGGCGGTCTATACGCCGCTGTTTGTGGCGACTTGTCGAACAGCAGTCCAGCGCTGCAAGATCCCGCTGACGATTGCTGCGCCGGTCTGTTGGGTAGGTTGGGAGTTTGTTCGCGCTCACTTCGCGACCGGCTTTGCTGTCGGACTAATCGGTCATACCCAAGCGGCGCAACTGCCGCTGATTCAGATTTCCAACTTAGTGGGAGCATACGGGGTTAGCTTCGTTGTCGTGCTGTGGGCGGCGGCGATTGTTGACGCGGGACTGATCGACCGTTGGATACGCCCACAACCGGCGGCCCCGACTCTCTCTTTTCGACTCACGGCATTCACCACGGCAACCATTCTGCTACTCGCGACGCTCGCCTATGGTTGGCGACAACTTGCGACTACAGAAGCCGGCGTCAACGAAACGCTGACGGCGGCGCTGGTGCAAGGTTCCATCGATACGTCGTTTGATGATCCAACTCAGCCGCAGCGAACCTTCGAGCAATACGTCCAACTTACCGATGAGGCGACGCGCGACCGGGATGATCTCGATCTGATCCTGTGGCCCGAGACGACCATGGGAAACAACGCGCTAATCGAGGTCGACGGCGAACTCTCGGTTCCAGCGGACGCGACGATAACGGCCGAAAGGTATCGCGAACTGCTGCTCCGCTACCGTGATGAATATTTGCTGCTCGTTGACGAGTTGGCCAATCGCCGTTGGAAAACTCCGTTGCTGCTGGGGACCTCGACGCTTCGTTATGGTCAGCATGGCACGCAAATCTTTAACTCGGCCCTCTACATACCGCTGGATCAGGCTCCCCAACTGCGCTATGACAAGACGCATCCGGTGATGTTTGGCGAGTATGTCCCGCTGGGAGACGTCTTTCCTTGGATATACAAAATGACGCCGATGGGCGGAGGCTTAACGCCTGGTGCTGGACCGGTGGCGATCGATGTCGGCGAGCGGGTTCGATTGATTCCGTGCATCTGTTTTGAGAACACCGTGCCGCATTTGGTTCGGCGACATGCGGCGGCAGCGGCCGATCCGACCAAGACCGAGATTTTGGTGACGTTAACCAACGACGGCTGGTTTTGGGGGTCGAGCGTGTTGGACCTACATCTGCTCTGCGCCCAGTTTCGCTCGGCCGAACTGCGAAAACCGATGCTGATCGCCGCGAATACCGGATTTTCAGCTTCAATCGATCGTAACGGTCGCCCGCTAGCGATCGGGCCGCGTCAAAAAACGAAAGTGCTGATCGTCGACATTCCCCTTGATACGGCTCCGCCAACCATCTACCAGCGTTATGGCGATCTGTTTGCCGGAACTTGCGGTGCTCTGACGTTGCTGCTGCTGGGGCTTGGATTCATCAGCCGTTGGCGTCGCAAGAACTAA
- a CDS encoding universal stress protein — MKMNKILFPTDFSHCGDAAMRLATAIAKDFGATIIIVHVEEPPTSYGGGEMYYGMMEPSLDEVKKMMHEVRPTDAAVPCVHRLISGDPPHAILRLAEEEKVDLIVMGTHGRTGFLHLLMGSNAETIVRKAKCPVLTFRQPDKVAE, encoded by the coding sequence ATGAAAATGAACAAGATCCTCTTTCCGACTGACTTTTCGCACTGTGGCGACGCTGCGATGCGTTTAGCGACAGCGATCGCCAAAGACTTTGGAGCCACGATCATCATCGTGCATGTCGAAGAGCCGCCCACCTCTTACGGCGGCGGCGAAATGTACTACGGCATGATGGAACCGTCGCTCGACGAAGTGAAAAAGATGATGCACGAAGTTCGGCCTACGGACGCCGCCGTACCATGCGTGCATCGTTTAATCAGCGGCGATCCGCCGCATGCAATTCTCCGCCTAGCGGAAGAAGAAAAGGTCGATTTGATCGTCATGGGAACACATGGACGGACAGGGTTTTTGCACTTACTTATGGGCAGCAACGCCGAAACGATCGTTCGCAAAGCAAAATGCCCAGTACTAACTTTCCGTCAACCCGACAAGGTTGCGGAGTAG
- a CDS encoding type II toxin-antitoxin system ParD family antitoxin codes for MSYQLTPAQQKFAEAQVASGAYESTDKVVEAALGLLRDRQVEFERLATAIAQDERGEHIPFDMEKIKQAGRDALHARQSNGEC; via the coding sequence TTGTCCTATCAACTAACGCCAGCGCAACAGAAATTCGCCGAAGCGCAGGTCGCCAGCGGCGCCTATGAGTCAACCGACAAGGTCGTCGAAGCGGCGCTTGGTTTGCTTCGTGATCGACAAGTGGAGTTTGAGCGATTGGCGACTGCAATCGCTCAGGATGAACGAGGCGAGCATATCCCGTTTGATATGGAGAAAATTAAACAGGCGGGACGAGATGCTTTGCATGCTAGGCAGTCGAACGGCGAATGCTAG
- a CDS encoding ester cyclase, whose translation MENLKALAQQWFEEVWNQRRDDAIFELTAENAIAHLESGVDINSAAIFKSFRDNLLAALPDMKLQVEDVIAEGDSAVVRWSFIGNHRGDGFGFKPTGREIQARGLTWFRFADGKVIEAWDSWNQSSMFQQMIGDNPASNSAFRAT comes from the coding sequence ATGGAAAATCTCAAGGCGCTAGCACAACAATGGTTTGAAGAAGTTTGGAACCAGCGCCGCGATGACGCAATTTTTGAGTTGACCGCAGAGAATGCGATCGCCCACCTGGAATCCGGCGTCGACATCAATAGCGCCGCCATCTTTAAATCGTTCCGCGATAACCTTCTCGCCGCATTACCAGACATGAAACTTCAGGTGGAGGACGTCATCGCCGAAGGCGACTCCGCCGTCGTTCGCTGGAGTTTTATCGGCAATCATCGCGGCGATGGGTTTGGCTTCAAACCAACGGGACGAGAGATCCAAGCTCGCGGGCTCACTTGGTTTCGTTTCGCTGATGGGAAGGTCATTGAGGCCTGGGACAGCTGGAATCAAAGCTCTATGTTTCAGCAAATGATCGGTGACAACCCGGCGTCGAACTCCGCATTTCGAGCCACGTAA